The Macellibacteroides fermentans genome includes the window CAACCCGCTTTGATGTGATAGATAAGGAGTCGGGAACCGTAAAATGCCGTTACTGCGAACGAAAAATAAATAAAGAAGATATTATTATTTTATGAAGCAAGACTGGAAGCCGGGTACAATGATCTATCCGGTACCTGCCGTAATGGTGAGTTGTGGCAGCGAACCTTCCGAGTACAATATTATAACTGTCAGCTGGGTCGGTACTATATGTACCAATCCGGCTATGTGTTATATATCCATACGGCCCGGACGGCATTCGTATCCGATTCTAAAAAAGAATATGGAATTTGTAATCAATCTTACTACCCGAGAAATGGCTTATGCAACCGATTGGTGCGGTGTAAGTTCCGGTAAAGATTATAACAAATTTAATGAAATGAATCTTACTCCCGGCAAGTCAAAGTTAGTCAGTGCACCTATAATTGAAGAGTCTCCTCTTTGTATTGAATGCCGGGTGAAAGAGGTATTAGCACTTGGAAGCCACGATATGTTTATTGCCGATGTGGTAAATGTACAGGCAGACGATGCCTACCTCGATCCAGAAACAGGGGCTTTCGATATGCAAAGAGCCGATTTGTTGGCGTATTCTCATGGAAAGTATTATGGATTAGGAGAGCTGATCGGTAAATTCGGCTGGTCGGTTAAAAAGAAAAAATAAATATTGAAATGAAGAAATTAGGTATACTTACAGTATTGTTGATTATTGCATTTACTGGAGGAGCTCAGACACAGAAAAACGAAACAGAAGGTTTTTCGTTTGGAGCGAAACTCGGGTTCAGCTCAACACTTCCTATTATCAACTCGTTGACAATAGAAGGGGTAGAGGCGCAAAATGTGAATCTTCAATACAAAGTAGGTTACCTTGCTGCACTGTTTTGCCGTATAAATATCGACCGTTTTTTTATTATGCCGGGTGTGGAATGGAACCACGCAGACGGAAGTATCAACTATTCGTTGCCTGATGGTATAGATCAAACGTATCTTAAAAGTACATATGCAGTCTCTTCAGAAGGATTCAATGTGGAGACAAATACAATTGAAGTGCCGGTGCTTTTAGGGTTCAATATGGTAAAATCTTATCCTTATTGTCTCAGTTTTCAGGCCGGACCCAAATTAAGGTACAGGGTTACGGAAGATTTTTCACCTGTAGGTAATCCGGAAACTTTTAAGCTGTCGGGCGAAAGCAAACCATATGGTGTTAATGCCGTAACCGGAGTGTCGGTAAGTATTTGGCGGATGTTCTTTGATTTTTATTATGAATTCGGTATCAATCAATCCAAAACAGATTTCTCTTATCAAACCACTCTTTTACCCTACGAAAGTAACTTCAGTTTGAAGAACAGAACCAATAAAATGAGTTTTTCCCTCGGAATATTGTTTTAATTCCCCGTTTTATTGAGGAAATATTCCACAGTGTTACACATGTTTTCCCCAGTTATTTTATAGACACTCTATTTTGTAAATCACTGAATATGAGTTGTTTGATTTAAAACAGGACTCCTGGTCCTGTTTTGGCACGGTATTTTCATATACTTTGTTGTGTAAGAAGTTACACACACAACGATTTTCCTGAAAATAAAGGAGAATGGGTAAAATAGTCAAAACGCTCAAAGGTAGAAAGGTGTGTCCGTGAGGATGCGCCTTTTTAATTTTTAGAAATTGAGCTTTGGCAATTTAAGAACAAAACGGATCAGAGAGACAAATACTTTTCCGTATTTATCCAGCTTAATCTGCCCAACTCCGATTATTTCACTAAACTCATCCAGTGTAACGGGCTTCTTTTCAACCATATCCTGGAGCGATTGATCGCTGAAAATAATGTATGCAGGCATACTTTCCCTTTCGGCCAACTGTTTACGAAGTTGTCTGAGTGAGTCAAGTAAGGATTCTTCTATAGAATCTGAATCGATGGGACGAATCGGACTCGCTTTAAATTTCTTTTTAGTCTCACGTGTTCCTCGTGAACCTTTGTCGGAATAATTATCCGTGTTTTCATCTTCGTTCCAGGTAGCCAGTTGGGCTTTTAGTTCGCCGTAAAGAACCTTGCTTCCCAGTGGAGTAACCTTAAGCGTACGTCCGGCTGCATAATCCACTTCAGCGTAGCCTAACTGCAGCATCTGATAAACATATTCTTTCCACTCTTTGTATGAAAGATCCCGACCTGCACCGTAAGTCTTCAGCTGATCATACCCATGTTGCCTGATCTCCTGGCGGAACGATCCCCGCAAGATGTCAATCAGCATCTGTATGCCAACCCGCTCACCCGTACGTACCACTGCACTTAGGGCTTTCTGTACCAGTATTGTACCGTCGAACCGTTGAGGAGGATTCTTACACACATCACAATTACCACAATCGTGTTCTGCCTCTTCACCAAAGTAACTAAGCAATATCCGCCTACGGCATACATCGGTTTCGCAGTACCGCTTCATACGTTCCAGCTTTTCGGAGGTGATATCGCTTTGTCCGCTTTCTTCCACAAAACGACGGAGCAAGACCAAATCGCCCAAAGAATAAAACAACAAGGTATCGCTGGGTAAACCATCCCGTCCGGCACGCCCTATTTCCTGATAATAGTTTTCAATGCTTCCGGGCATGTTATAGTGTATTACCCAACGAACGTTACTTTTATCGATCCCCATACCAAAGGCAACAGTAGCACAAACCACATCGAACCGGTCGTTTATGTAGTCATCCTGGGCCTTTTCACGTCGGGCAGGTGCTAATCCCGCATGGTAGGCAATAGCCTTTATACCATAGGAGTTTAGCGCTTCCGCCAATTCTTCCGTGTCACTTCGCTTCATGCAATATACAATCCCGCTTTGTTGTTTCCGGGCATTGATAAAATGAACGATGGAGGCAATTTTTTCTTTTTTGGAGAATCCTCTTTTAACGGTAAGCGATAGATTTGGTCTGTCGAACGACGAGATAAAGGTTTGCGGATCATTCAGTTTCAATTGATTGAGTATATCCAGCCGCGTAATCTTATCAGCGGTGGCCGTCAGTGCAACGATAGGAACCTTTGGAAAACGCTCTTTCAGAACGGCCAGTTGGGTGTACTCCGGACGGAAATCATGTCCCCATTGCGAGATACAGTGAGCCTCGTCGATGGCAATCAAAGAAATATCCATACGTGGAAGCAACCAATCCACTTCCCCCATCAATCCCTCGGGTGAAATATACAGAAGCTTCACCTTCCCCTGCATGCAAAGTTGTTTGATGCGTTGTCGTTCGGCATCGGGCATACTGCTGTTAAGTGCAGCAGCAGGTATTCCGTTAGATAACAAGCCTTCCACCTGGTCTTTCATCAAGGCAATCAGAGGAGAGATTACAACAGCCGTACCCGGCAGGTAAATAGCCGGCAACTGAAAGCAGATGGATTTACCTCCACCGGTCGGCATCAGCACCAGTGAATCTTTTTTATCCAGTATTCTTTTGATAATATCCGCCTGTAAGGGGCGAAAGGAAGTATATCCAAAAAACTTTTTTAATAACGCCTCAATCTCCTTCATCGTTTCAGTTTGGTCTCTCAATCATGATTTAGATAGCAAAGATAGTTAATGTCTGGCATATTTGTTGTACCTTTGCACCCAATATTTACATAACGAGCCGCGAGGCTCACCCAATCATTACATGACATTTGAAGATTTAAACTTAATAGAGCCTATTAGAAAGGCCTTACAACAAGAAGGATACACCACCCCGACACCCATACAGGCAGAAGCCATTCCCATAGTAACAGACGGATACGATTTATTGGGGTGTGCACAGACGGGCACAGGTAAAACGGCCGCATTTTCCATTCCCATCATACAGAAACTATACAATCAGCAGCAGAAAGAGCGTAGCAGAGGTATTAAAGCGCTTATTCTTACGCCAACGCGTGAGCTGGCTATTCAGATTGACGAGAGTTTCGAAGCATACGGACGTTATGCCAACCTTCGCCATGCAGTTATTTTTGGAGGAGTGGGACAGAAGCCTCAAACCGATGTGTTGCAACGTGGGGTGGATATACTTATTGCCACACCCGGACGTCTGCTTGACCTGATCAATCAAGGATATGTAAGTCTGAAAAGTCTTGATTTCTTTGTGCTGGATGAAGCCGACCGGATGTTGGACATGGGATTTATACACGATATCAAACGTATTCTGCCCTTGTTGCCCAAAAAGCGTCAGTCGCTGTTCTTTTCGGCAACGATGCCTCCCGAAATTGAAAAACTGGCAAGTACGATTCTTTACAAGCCCGAAAAGGTTGAGGTGACTCCTGTATCTTCTACAGTTGATACGATCGACCAGTACATATACTATGTGGAAAAGAAGGATAAGATTTCTCTTCTTACCTCTTTGCTGGCAAACAAGTCGTTGGAATCGGTACTTGTTTTTGCAAGAACCAAGCACGGAGCCGACAAGATTGCCAAATCACTTGTAAAATCTGAGATCGTTGCAGAGGCTATTCATGGAAATAAAAGTCAGAATGCCCGTCAGCGTGCCCTTTCAAATTTTAAAGATGGATCAACACGGGTTTTGATTGCAACCGATATTGCAGCCCGAGGGATAGACGTAGACAACCTTTCGCACGTAATAAACTACGAATTGCCCAATGTGCCGGAAACTTATGTACACCGGATCGGCCGTACAGGCAGAGCCGGACGAAGTGGTGTTGCCTATTCGTTTTGCGATGCAGAGGAGATGCCATTGTTGAAAGACATTCATAAACTGATCGGAAAACAGATCCCGGCTGCGGGAGGCAATCCATTTGAAACAGCTCAGGTAAAGCAAGCTGTTGCCGAGAAGAACAAGGCAATCAAAGAAGAGTCAAAACGCCGGAATATGTTTGGTAGCAAGCGCGACGGCAGTTACTGGAGAAATAAGAAGAGGGCAGAAGGAAGTAACGCTAACACTGCTCCCAAAAAGAAATAATACATTCTATTTGTATATTAATGAGGCTTTCAAATTTATTGAAAGCCTCTTTTTTTGATTCGTAAATGAGTATTATTTTCCTGTTTTATCGTTTGTATAGTATACCTACTAACAGATTCATACTAACATGAACAGACGTAATTTTATACATGCTTGCGGTATTTCCATCGCTTCATCATGCTTGCTAAATCAGCAATTGCTTGCAACCGAAGCACCTCTGTCATCAAAATGTAAACCTATCATCGGATCGTGGTTTGAATTTAATCACCACAATCCGGCCGAGGGTAAATACTGGGATCCGGCCTTAAGAAGTTTCACATCAGCACAGTGGCGCGAAAAAATCAGAGAGATACGCGAAGCAGGTATGGAATATCTGGTGCTGCTCTCGGTAGCCGATAAAGGGAAAACCTTTTACCCGTCGCAGTTACAACCCCGTCACGATTTTGAATGTCCGGATCCGTTAGAGGCCGTATTGTCGGCTGCCGACGAGTTTGGGGTCAAGTTCTTTGTAAGTAACGACTTTTGGGGAGATTCGGGCGATATGTATAAACTGATGACGAGCAAGGAGGTGGTAAGCATCAGAGAGAAGGGGATGGAAGAGGTTGCCCGGAAATACGGTCACCACCCAAGCTTTTACGGATGGTATTACCCAAATGAGACCGGATTGTCTGAAAACATTGATGAGACCACCATCCACTATGTAAACTCCTGCTCACGTAAAGCCCGGGAGTTGATGCCCCGCTGTGTTAACCTGATAGCCCCCTATGGCACCAAGTTTGTAAAAGCCGATGCAAATTTTGCCCGCCAACTCGAACGCCTGGATATCGATATCATAGCCTACCAAGATGAAGTAGGCGTTTTGAAAACAGATGCAGGATCGGCCGGCCGGTATTTCGAAGCGCTGCAGAAAGTGCATGCCAGCGTTGGCCGGGCCAGATTATGGGCCGATGTAGAAGTGTTTCAATTTGAAGGTCCTGTTTACAAGAGTGCCTTGCTTCCGGCTTCCTTCCAAAGGATACGTACACAGTTGGAAGACGTCTCTCCGTACGTCGAGAATATCCTGATTTATCAATACATCGGAATGATGAATAAACCCGGAACCACCGCTTTTGCAGGTCACCCCACATCGACCGAACTATATACCGGCTATATCGACTGGCTGAATAAAAACAAATAGATTAAAGGGCCGGAGGGGGAGTGGTTTCAATATACTCCGGCTCCTCCTCTTCAATAAACAAGCTGTCTGAATTCAGGAAATCGATGGAATCGTTTTCGGCTGGTCTTACCGACATACATTCATACTGTTTATTAATGGTTTGTGTAGGCTTGGGGAACTTGGCCCGATATTTTTCCAGGTTATTATCAGCCAATACCTTTTCCATAAACAGACCGAATATAGGAAGGGCTGTCTTGCTGCCTTCACCCAATTTGCCGGTACGGAAATGGATACTGCGATGTTCGCCACCTACCCAGGCACCACCTACCAGATTCGGACTCACACCCACAAACCAGGCATCCGAGTGGTTGGACGATGTACCAGTTTTTCCTCCAAACTCTGTATTCTGGCGGAAAATATCGTAGGTCCACAAATTCTGAGAAGTAGCATTGTATTCTGTAAGTCCGGCACGCAGCAACTGAGTCATCAGGAAAGCAGTCTCGTAGCTGATGGCTTGTTTATCCACCTGCTTGTGTTGATACAAAAGATTGCCGTCGTGGTCTTCTATGCGGGTTACCAATACCGGATCGTGTGTTTTGCCATCATTTACAACCGTACAATACGAGTTTACCAACTCCAGCAGTGAAACATCAGACGATCCTAAACCTACGGAAGGAATGTTGTTGAGAGGCGTTTTAATTCCCATGGCATGGGCAGTCTTGATAACCTCTTCCACCCCCACTTCCTGAGTCAGCTTTACGGCGATGGTATTGATAGAGCGAGCAAAAGCCGCTTTTAAGGAAAGATTTTCACCCGTATATTCGCCGTTGGCATTACGCGGAACCCATTTCACCATTTCACCTTTATCCATCACATCCCAGCTAATATAATTATCCGGACGTGTATCACAGGGAGACATACCCTTTTCGATGGCTGTAGTATATACAAAAAGTTTGAAAGTAGAACCTGGCTGACGTTTTGAAAGCACCTTGTCGTATTTCCAGGTTTCAAAGTTAATGTCGCCCACCCAAGCCTTTACGAATCCTGTCTGAGGTTCCATGGCTACAAAGCCTGTGTGCATGAAACGCTCCATGTAACGGATCGAATCCATAGCACTGAAGGTGGTGTCTTTTACTCCTGTCTTGTAATCGAATACTTTGAGGCGACGAGGTTCATTCATATAGTAATTTACCGAATCGGCCTGATTGTTGTATTTCTGAACCAGGTATTTGTACAGTTGGGTCTTTTTAGCAATGTCCTCTACAAAGCCAACAATTTCCTGGTGATTCTCGTCTCTCCAGGGGTTTTCTTTACCCCAGTGGTTGTTAAAGTTCTGCTGAACAACACGCATTTGCTTATCTACCGCCTCTTCGGCATATTTCTGCATACGTGTATCCAGCGTAGTATAAATCTTTAATCCGTCCGAATAAAGATCTATCTCGTTGTCTTTGCACCATTTTTCCAGCGAACGAGCAACCGCTTCCCTGAAATAAAGAGCCTCTCCATCGTAATTGCTTTCAACATTATAATTCAGCTTGACGGGTATCTGTTTGATCGAATCAAGTTGGGCCGCAGTAATGATACCCTGACTCTTCATATTCTCGAGCACCACATTGCGGCGTTTCAGACTGTTTTTTGGATTTACGCGGGGATTGTAAGTAGTTGTAGCCTTAAGCAAACCTACCAGCGTGGCCGATTGTTCGATTGTAAGATCCTTGGGAGAAATTTTAAAGTATGTTTTACAAGCCGTTTTTATCCCATAAGCGTTACTACCAAAATCTACCGTATTAAGGTACATGGTAAGAATTTCTTTCTTGTCGTAAAACATTTCAATCTTTACAGCTGTAATCCATTCTTTGGATTTGGCAATAAGCAACCGCAGTCCGGGTATCTGTCCCAATACCCCTCTCGAATACTGCGAACGAACCTTGAACATGTTTTTTACCAACTGCTGCGTAATGGTACTTGCACCACGTGCACGTCCCTGTGTCATGTCCTTAACCGCTGCAAACAACCCCTGGAAGTCAATCCCGAAGTGTTCGTAAAAGCGCTCATCTTCAGTAGCTATAAGCGTTTTTATCAGGATGGGAGAGATTTCTTCATATTCCACCGGTGTACGGTTTTCGCGGAAATACTTACCGATCGCTTTCCCGTCGGCACTATAAATAACGGAAGCTACGCTCTGATTGGGGTTGCTGATACTTGAAAGACTGGGTGATTTACCGAATAGCCATAAGAAATTAATATCTACCATTACCAGATAGATAAAGAACAACACGATAAACGCTGCGCCCGAAAGTAATATTTTTTTGTACCAGGGAGATTGTTGGAAGATGGTTTTGCCCTTCACATAACCTGCTTTACAGCGGGTTAAAACGAATTGGAAGATGCTTTTACCACGAGAAACCCATTCACTGCTTTTGGAGTTAATCATGTATTTGTAATACTAATGTAAATAAATTCTGACTAATAATTAAAATCCCTGTTGTCAACGACACATCTAATTCGGGTGCAAAATTACGACAATAGTTTGATATTGAATGCGGGAAGTAGAAAATTCTTTTGTCCCTTTTAATAAAAAAACAGAGACCTCCCGCCGGGAAGGTCTCTATTCTTCAATTTTAAACTTAAATACTTGAATTATAGCTTCTTTAATCCTTTTACAGATGCGTTGTCTGTTGCCTCAACAATGCTGATGGCATATCCACCGCCCGGTGCAGCCTTAAGCTGTAAAACTGATTTGCTGGTTACCACTCCTTTGCGGATGGTATAGGCCTGGGGATTGGTTTCGTAGTGTGCATCTTTAGCATCGCTGTAAATAGTGGCTATGTACTTTTTACCAGCATCCAGAAAATCAAGCTTTAACGTTGAGGCATGTCCGTTCTCGTCGCTGGTATTACCCACAAACCAGGAGGATGAACCCTTTGCCTTGCGGGCTACAGTGATGTAATCGCCCGGCTCTGCCTCCAGATACTTGCTTTCGTCCCAGTCGATTGCCACATCCTTAATAAACTGGAAGGCATCCAGATATTGGTTGTAATGTTCGGGCAGATCGGCAGCCATTTGCAGCGGACTATACATGGTTACGTAAAGAGCAAGCTGGCGGGCAAGAGTAGAATGCACGAACGAATTATTGTCCGGATTGATTTTATTTACCTGCGTAACAAAAATACCGGGAGTGTAATCCATCGGACCACCCATTAAACGGGTGAATGGCAGAATAGTTGTATGGTCTGCGTTGTTACCACCAAATGCCTCATATTCGGTACCACGGGCCGATTCGTTTCCAATCAGGTTAGGGTAGGTGCGGCAAAGTCCTGTCGGGCGGACCGCTTCGTGCGCATTTACCATAATTTTATATTCGGCCGCTTTAGTTACTGCATACAGGTAATGGTTAACCAACCACTGACCGTAGTGATATTCACCCCGGGGAATCATATCTCCTACATAACCACTTTTTACTGAATTATATCCGTTGTCTACCATAAATTGGTATGCTTTATCCATATGACGTTCGTAATTCCGTACCGAACCCGATGTTTCGTGGTGCATCATCAGTTTCACCCCTTTGGAAGCTGCATAGCGGTTCAGTTCCTTTACATCAAAATCAGGATAAGGAGTTACAAAATCGAAAACATAATCCTTGGTCTTTCCAAACCAGTCTTCCCAACCTTCGTTCCAACCCTCTACCAATACGGCATCGAATCCGTGAAGGGCAGCAAAATCAATATATTCCTTCACTTTTGTATTATTGGCAGCATGCTTACCATTGGGCTTGGTTTTAGAGTAATCGGTCACACCCAATTTAACAGAAGGTAAATCCGTATAGGCCCAGGTGCTCTTACCCGTAATCATTTCCCACCAAACGCCGATATACTTTACCGGTTTGATCCACGATGTATCTTCGTACTTGGTTGGTTCGTTGAGATTAAGAATCATTTTGGATGCCAGTATCTCACGTGCGTCGTCACTTACGATTACAGTACGCCAGGGCGACTGACAGGGAGTCTGCATATATCCTTTATCTCCGATAGCATCAGGAGTTAACCACGATTCAAAAATAAAATTCTTATCATCCAGATTCAAGTGCATACATGAATAATCAATCAATGCCGCTTCATGAATGTTGATGTACAGGCCCTCTTTGCTTTTCATCATCAGCGAAGTCTGTACTCCGGTGGGAGAAAACGGTGTCTGCGATGAATTTGGAGTGATTGCCTCATCCATCAATCCCCTGATTTCCGATAAATTGGAAGTCATCGTACTATACTCCTGGGTATCATAATCGCCCGGAAGCCAGAATGCCTTATGGTCGCCTGTCATGGCAAACTGCGTTTTTTCCTCCTTGATTGTAAAATAGTTCAGGTTTTCTTGTTGAGGGAACTCATAACGAAAACCAATCCCGTCGTTAAACACCCTGAAGCGGATCAAAATATGTCTGCTTGTTGAAGGTTGGGTGAGGGTGACTGCCAGTTCGTTGTAGTTGTTGCGGATGGTTTTTACTTCACCCCAAACAGGATTCCAGCTTTCATCGAACGATGCCGTTTCTGTTTTTGTAAGTTCAAACCCGTCCGTAAGATTCTTGCCATCTTTAAGTTCAAGACCAAGCTTACTCTCTTTAACGACTGCCTGGTTTTTGTAGTCCAGTCGATAAACAGGTACTCCGTTCTTGAGCTCTACGTTTAGTACCATCGCTCCGTTGGGAGATTTGACGGTCTCAGCACTCAGCAAACCTGCCGAGAACAATAAAACTGTAGCTAATAAAATTTGTTTCATGGTGATAATTTAAAATCTTTATGGTGCAAATGAAACACTAAAACACCAGATACAAACCAGTTGCAGGCCGAATGATAGCAAGTTTGTCATGCAAACGATTTCGGAAACAGGCAAAAACAGGTTATCAGTCGTATATTATCCCCAAATAAAACCGTTTTAAACGAAAACAGTCGAGTAGGCCTGAGCATTTCAGCTCAAGCCTCTCACAGAACCGTGCGTGACAGTCTCCCATCACACGGCTCTTCTTATTCAGTCTGATAAGATTACCATTTCTTGTTAGCTGTTGGAGTTACTCCCCACTGCCAGTGGTAAAAGAGTTTAGACTCTTTCCGGGAGATGTTTCCCAGCCAGTAGTAAGCCCGATAGGGTTTCCCCTTGAAGCGCTTGAACTTGGCTGTAACCCATCTGGCAAGATGTCTGTTTACTTCATCTAACAGGATTTTGAGTCGGGTAGGATAAAATTTACCATAATAAGTAATCCATCCCCGAAGCACCGGATTGATGCTTTTCGCCAGGGTTTCCAGCGATAGAAACAGTTGTTTCCTTGTTTTCCAGCTGCGCATCTTTTCACGGATGCGGTTGCAGGCCTTGTTGCTGATTGCCGGCAGAAAGCCTGTAAAGTTGATGCCATTTCTGCCTTTTGCCTTCCGTGGTCGGAAGGTGTAGCCAAGGAAATCGAAAGAGATTGTATCAAACTCTCCCTTTCTGCGGCTGTCTTTACAGTACACAATCTTTGTTTTGTCATCGTTCAACATCAGTTTACATTGAGCAAACCGTTGTTGAACAGCTACTTTCAGTGCTTCGGCCTGGGATTGGGTGGCGCAGTGACAGATGGTGTCGTCTGCATACCTTTCGAAGGGAATGTGCGGATAATACCTGCTCATCCACTTGTCGAAGGCGTAATGCAGGAACAAATTGGCCAGCACAGGTCCGATTACGGACCCTTGCGGGACCCCTTTGTCCCGGTCGATTTTACTTCCATCCTGCAGTTCGTAGGGAACTTTGAGCCACCGTTCGATGTAAAGCAGCACCCATACACAATCGGTGTGAAGTCTGACTGCTTTAATCAACAGTTCGTGGTCAATAGAATCGAAGAACTTGCTGATGTCCATATCCAATACCCAGTTGTACTTCCAGCACCGCTCGCGTGTTTTGGCGATGGCATCGTGTGCAGAGCGGTTGGGCCTGTAGGCATAAGAATCCTCGTGGAAACAGGGTTCAATCTGTGGCTCCAGCATCATCACTGCTGCCATCTGAGCAATCCTGTCTCCTACCGTAGGTATACCTAACGGACGTTTGTCTCCATTGGGTTTAGGTATTTCTACCAGTTTGACCGATGGAGGGAAGTAGCTTCCCGAACTCATGCGGTTCCAGATTTTGTAGAGATTGTCTTTGAGATTT containing:
- a CDS encoding flavin reductase family protein translates to MKQDWKPGTMIYPVPAVMVSCGSEPSEYNIITVSWVGTICTNPAMCYISIRPGRHSYPILKKNMEFVINLTTREMAYATDWCGVSSGKDYNKFNEMNLTPGKSKLVSAPIIEESPLCIECRVKEVLALGSHDMFIADVVNVQADDAYLDPETGAFDMQRADLLAYSHGKYYGLGELIGKFGWSVKKKK
- a CDS encoding porin family protein, encoding MKKLGILTVLLIIAFTGGAQTQKNETEGFSFGAKLGFSSTLPIINSLTIEGVEAQNVNLQYKVGYLAALFCRINIDRFFIMPGVEWNHADGSINYSLPDGIDQTYLKSTYAVSSEGFNVETNTIEVPVLLGFNMVKSYPYCLSFQAGPKLRYRVTEDFSPVGNPETFKLSGESKPYGVNAVTGVSVSIWRMFFDFYYEFGINQSKTDFSYQTTLLPYESNFSLKNRTNKMSFSLGILF
- the recQ gene encoding DNA helicase RecQ, whose protein sequence is MKEIEALLKKFFGYTSFRPLQADIIKRILDKKDSLVLMPTGGGKSICFQLPAIYLPGTAVVISPLIALMKDQVEGLLSNGIPAAALNSSMPDAERQRIKQLCMQGKVKLLYISPEGLMGEVDWLLPRMDISLIAIDEAHCISQWGHDFRPEYTQLAVLKERFPKVPIVALTATADKITRLDILNQLKLNDPQTFISSFDRPNLSLTVKRGFSKKEKIASIVHFINARKQQSGIVYCMKRSDTEELAEALNSYGIKAIAYHAGLAPARREKAQDDYINDRFDVVCATVAFGMGIDKSNVRWVIHYNMPGSIENYYQEIGRAGRDGLPSDTLLFYSLGDLVLLRRFVEESGQSDITSEKLERMKRYCETDVCRRRILLSYFGEEAEHDCGNCDVCKNPPQRFDGTILVQKALSAVVRTGERVGIQMLIDILRGSFRQEIRQHGYDQLKTYGAGRDLSYKEWKEYVYQMLQLGYAEVDYAAGRTLKVTPLGSKVLYGELKAQLATWNEDENTDNYSDKGSRGTRETKKKFKASPIRPIDSDSIEESLLDSLRQLRKQLAERESMPAYIIFSDQSLQDMVEKKPVTLDEFSEIIGVGQIKLDKYGKVFVSLIRFVLKLPKLNF
- a CDS encoding DEAD/DEAH box helicase, whose amino-acid sequence is MTFEDLNLIEPIRKALQQEGYTTPTPIQAEAIPIVTDGYDLLGCAQTGTGKTAAFSIPIIQKLYNQQQKERSRGIKALILTPTRELAIQIDESFEAYGRYANLRHAVIFGGVGQKPQTDVLQRGVDILIATPGRLLDLINQGYVSLKSLDFFVLDEADRMLDMGFIHDIKRILPLLPKKRQSLFFSATMPPEIEKLASTILYKPEKVEVTPVSSTVDTIDQYIYYVEKKDKISLLTSLLANKSLESVLVFARTKHGADKIAKSLVKSEIVAEAIHGNKSQNARQRALSNFKDGSTRVLIATDIAARGIDVDNLSHVINYELPNVPETYVHRIGRTGRAGRSGVAYSFCDAEEMPLLKDIHKLIGKQIPAAGGNPFETAQVKQAVAEKNKAIKEESKRRNMFGSKRDGSYWRNKKRAEGSNANTAPKKK
- a CDS encoding DUF4434 domain-containing protein; translation: MNRRNFIHACGISIASSCLLNQQLLATEAPLSSKCKPIIGSWFEFNHHNPAEGKYWDPALRSFTSAQWREKIREIREAGMEYLVLLSVADKGKTFYPSQLQPRHDFECPDPLEAVLSAADEFGVKFFVSNDFWGDSGDMYKLMTSKEVVSIREKGMEEVARKYGHHPSFYGWYYPNETGLSENIDETTIHYVNSCSRKARELMPRCVNLIAPYGTKFVKADANFARQLERLDIDIIAYQDEVGVLKTDAGSAGRYFEALQKVHASVGRARLWADVEVFQFEGPVYKSALLPASFQRIRTQLEDVSPYVENILIYQYIGMMNKPGTTAFAGHPTSTELYTGYIDWLNKNK
- a CDS encoding transglycosylase domain-containing protein translates to MINSKSSEWVSRGKSIFQFVLTRCKAGYVKGKTIFQQSPWYKKILLSGAAFIVLFFIYLVMVDINFLWLFGKSPSLSSISNPNQSVASVIYSADGKAIGKYFRENRTPVEYEEISPILIKTLIATEDERFYEHFGIDFQGLFAAVKDMTQGRARGASTITQQLVKNMFKVRSQYSRGVLGQIPGLRLLIAKSKEWITAVKIEMFYDKKEILTMYLNTVDFGSNAYGIKTACKTYFKISPKDLTIEQSATLVGLLKATTTYNPRVNPKNSLKRRNVVLENMKSQGIITAAQLDSIKQIPVKLNYNVESNYDGEALYFREAVARSLEKWCKDNEIDLYSDGLKIYTTLDTRMQKYAEEAVDKQMRVVQQNFNNHWGKENPWRDENHQEIVGFVEDIAKKTQLYKYLVQKYNNQADSVNYYMNEPRRLKVFDYKTGVKDTTFSAMDSIRYMERFMHTGFVAMEPQTGFVKAWVGDINFETWKYDKVLSKRQPGSTFKLFVYTTAIEKGMSPCDTRPDNYISWDVMDKGEMVKWVPRNANGEYTGENLSLKAAFARSINTIAVKLTQEVGVEEVIKTAHAMGIKTPLNNIPSVGLGSSDVSLLELVNSYCTVVNDGKTHDPVLVTRIEDHDGNLLYQHKQVDKQAISYETAFLMTQLLRAGLTEYNATSQNLWTYDIFRQNTEFGGKTGTSSNHSDAWFVGVSPNLVGGAWVGGEHRSIHFRTGKLGEGSKTALPIFGLFMEKVLADNNLEKYRAKFPKPTQTINKQYECMSVRPAENDSIDFLNSDSLFIEEEEPEYIETTPPPAL
- a CDS encoding glycoside hydrolase family 97 protein — encoded protein: MITMKQILLATVLLFSAGLLSAETVKSPNGAMVLNVELKNGVPVYRLDYKNQAVVKESKLGLELKDGKNLTDGFELTKTETASFDESWNPVWGEVKTIRNNYNELAVTLTQPSTSRHILIRFRVFNDGIGFRYEFPQQENLNYFTIKEEKTQFAMTGDHKAFWLPGDYDTQEYSTMTSNLSEIRGLMDEAITPNSSQTPFSPTGVQTSLMMKSKEGLYINIHEAALIDYSCMHLNLDDKNFIFESWLTPDAIGDKGYMQTPCQSPWRTVIVSDDAREILASKMILNLNEPTKYEDTSWIKPVKYIGVWWEMITGKSTWAYTDLPSVKLGVTDYSKTKPNGKHAANNTKVKEYIDFAALHGFDAVLVEGWNEGWEDWFGKTKDYVFDFVTPYPDFDVKELNRYAASKGVKLMMHHETSGSVRNYERHMDKAYQFMVDNGYNSVKSGYVGDMIPRGEYHYGQWLVNHYLYAVTKAAEYKIMVNAHEAVRPTGLCRTYPNLIGNESARGTEYEAFGGNNADHTTILPFTRLMGGPMDYTPGIFVTQVNKINPDNNSFVHSTLARQLALYVTMYSPLQMAADLPEHYNQYLDAFQFIKDVAIDWDESKYLEAEPGDYITVARKAKGSSSWFVGNTSDENGHASTLKLDFLDAGKKYIATIYSDAKDAHYETNPQAYTIRKGVVTSKSVLQLKAAPGGGYAISIVEATDNASVKGLKKL